The Alteromonas stellipolaris genome segment ATCCCATGACAACATATATCTTCTCGCTTATCACATTCAGTTTAACGAAGCTCATGACTACATAGGAGAAGGATAGAGGGTAATCTCAATGGTTGAAATGGAAGCTTGCTTAGATAATGGTACTTCGAGCAACGTAAATATTAAATGTAGTAACTTATACTTGATCTTAAATTTTCATTTATAGGTTTAGACACAACCCGACAGGCGGCTTTAGACAAAGAGCAGACGGTCAACGATGTGATTTCCTGCTTCTATTTTGGTCAAAAGCGGACATCAGAGCAGGTGCTATTAGGTCGCCATAATGAATAGCCTCTCAATAAAGCATTAACCTTAATGCGCTAAGTTTTACAGAGCAATTTAAACGGTTGAAAATACATTACTTCTTGGGTACGAAGGACGGCAACACAAGTCCATTTTGAGGCTTATTAGATTCTTCGTAATGAATAGCCAAAGACAAATAGACCAATGCGTCTTTTGCTAGGGTGAGTAATTTCATCGTAAGTAGCTCAAATTCTTCAACACCTACAATAGTAAAATATGAGCTCATACGCTCTTTTTCATCTAGGTCTTTGACCAAGCTGGACTCTTGCCCCCTCAGCTTTTCAAGTTGGTTTTCAAGCTCATCTTTCTTGCCTTGCTCGCGCAATAATTGTTGACTAATGAGTTCGATATTCTGCTGGACGTTTAATATCATGCTTCTGCACTCTTCAATTCCATTTGAGTTATCTTTGCTATGGTGGCTATGGCATACAGCATCAACCAACTTGAATGCTCGATGCTCCATTGCATTTCTGATTTCAAATAACCTAAGTGTGTCTGGATCAAACCAATATGATGGATCTTGCTCATCTGGGGTGTTTCGCCCTCCTTGTCTGATTTCGCGTGAAATAAAGTAAAGTGCCCTAAAGTAATCATTCCCACTACTTTGGAATATACTCTTAAGCTCCTGACTGCGGGGTTTAAACCAAACCTTTTTGAAGTCAACCTGATGATCATTCTGAATCGTATCCAGTTCAAAAAAACGATGGAGAAGAAATGAAATTTTATCAAAAATGGAATAGCTAATCCGAAAGCAAGACTTAAGATGGTTTGTCTTTAAACTGTTTATTTCGTAATCAAGAGTATCAACATGCTCAAATGTTGAATTGAAGAAGTGCTCTTCAAATAATGGAATTGAACTCCCCATAAACGCCAAGTAACGAGCATAGCAATAATCTGTTTTCATTTCATCGAAATGACCATGAAAGCTAAGCTCTTCGGTTGTGGTGAGTAATGTATTAATTCGTGCTGTAAAACTAGGCAATGATAACACATCATGATTTACAACTTCAGATGTCGAGATTCCATTCAGCTCGTTTATAAACAACCTATGCTCTGCACACCATATGAGGTAATCCTTCTCCTTTTTCGTATCAGCTGAGCTACCACTCAAAGTATTGAGTTCTGGGAATTCTGAACCAAACTGTATCTCTTGCTCCTGAAACCAATTGAGGAAGTGATTGTGAAATGGGTTAGACTCAATACTGTTACGCTGCTCTAATGGGAATTCATCAATTCTCGATAACGCGTTCTTGTAACATTTGAACGACTCCCTTTGTAGATAATAAGCGTGGCTGTCGTCGTATACGTCTTGTGCAAATTGATAAAGGCATCGTGCTTTACTCAACATCGCATGTACATTACTTGCTTCAATCGAGTCGTCGTAATACGACAGAGCTTCAAGGCGGCGTCCCTGACAATCCAGCTCATTTGCCATATTGGTGAGTATTCGACTACGAAGATCATAGAAATAATTCATCACTTCGTCAGACGGGACACTACGAAAACACTCTCTCGCAAAAGCCTTAACTTCGGCCATTGCTTTTCTATAATTAAGCAATGCCAGACCAGAAGATTTGCTATCGAATTGAATTTCTCGTCGAGCTGCAACATGAGAATATCCAGAACCGATATTGTAGAACAGGTGTAATCGTATTAGTGACGAATCGTGAGTGTATGCTCCTAAATCTTCACACAATTGGATGATGCCATCAAAATCGTTTTGATCGCATAACTCATCCATCAAAGCAGACATTTCATTGTGAAGTTCAATAGAAATTTCTTCCTTCATATCCATATTAAAAACACACCTTTCCGTTTAAGCAAAAATCAGTCTTTAGAAACTAGCATGAAGATAAGTAATATGTCCGTAATTCGCGCATTAATG includes the following:
- a CDS encoding LA2681 family HEPN domain-containing protein; this encodes MDMKEEISIELHNEMSALMDELCDQNDFDGIIQLCEDLGAYTHDSSLIRLHLFYNIGSGYSHVAARREIQFDSKSSGLALLNYRKAMAEVKAFARECFRSVPSDEVMNYFYDLRSRILTNMANELDCQGRRLEALSYYDDSIEASNVHAMLSKARCLYQFAQDVYDDSHAYYLQRESFKCYKNALSRIDEFPLEQRNSIESNPFHNHFLNWFQEQEIQFGSEFPELNTLSGSSADTKKEKDYLIWCAEHRLFINELNGISTSEVVNHDVLSLPSFTARINTLLTTTEELSFHGHFDEMKTDYCYARYLAFMGSSIPLFEEHFFNSTFEHVDTLDYEINSLKTNHLKSCFRISYSIFDKISFLLHRFFELDTIQNDHQVDFKKVWFKPRSQELKSIFQSSGNDYFRALYFISREIRQGGRNTPDEQDPSYWFDPDTLRLFEIRNAMEHRAFKLVDAVCHSHHSKDNSNGIEECRSMILNVQQNIELISQQLLREQGKKDELENQLEKLRGQESSLVKDLDEKERMSSYFTIVGVEEFELLTMKLLTLAKDALVYLSLAIHYEESNKPQNGLVLPSFVPKK